One segment of Pseudobythopirellula maris DNA contains the following:
- a CDS encoding menaquinone biosynthetic enzyme MqnA/MqnD family protein has protein sequence MSTDAPHNPQQFPAETALTPLRVGAVNYLNSKPLVEGFDGSRVAEGTRLSFDLPSRLADALAAGRLDVALVPVFEALRQPGHKIVSDACVASRGPVRSVKLYFRTEPARVRRLALDEGSRTSAALSRVLLGRRLGVEPERTSLPLGSGLADADADAVLLIGDRAMLQDEAPFHTVWDLGAEWLAETGLPFVFACWCVRTPLPDGSLVKELERCRDRGLDSVEAIAQREAPALGLTVEESVEYLSQNLKFRLGPQERQGLARFRTECEKQGLLAPNGAAVDG, from the coding sequence ATGAGCACCGACGCCCCCCATAACCCGCAGCAGTTCCCCGCCGAGACGGCCCTCACGCCGTTGCGTGTGGGGGCGGTCAACTACCTGAACTCGAAGCCGCTGGTCGAAGGTTTCGACGGCTCGCGTGTGGCGGAAGGCACGCGCCTGTCGTTCGACCTGCCGAGCCGTTTGGCCGACGCGTTGGCCGCCGGCCGTTTGGACGTGGCGCTCGTGCCGGTCTTCGAGGCGCTGCGTCAGCCGGGGCACAAGATTGTTTCCGACGCCTGTGTGGCGAGCCGCGGCCCGGTACGGAGCGTGAAGCTCTATTTCCGAACCGAGCCGGCCCGTGTCCGCCGCCTCGCGCTGGACGAGGGCTCGCGGACCAGCGCAGCGCTGAGCCGCGTGCTGCTCGGCCGGCGTTTGGGCGTTGAGCCGGAGCGGACCTCGTTGCCGCTCGGGTCGGGTCTTGCCGACGCCGACGCCGACGCGGTGCTGCTGATCGGCGACCGCGCGATGCTCCAGGACGAGGCGCCCTTTCACACCGTTTGGGACCTCGGCGCCGAGTGGCTCGCCGAGACGGGGCTGCCGTTCGTGTTCGCTTGCTGGTGCGTTAGGACTCCACTCCCTGACGGCTCTCTGGTGAAGGAACTTGAGCGCTGCCGCGACCGCGGCTTGGACAGCGTTGAGGCGATCGCCCAACGCGAGGCGCCCGCTCTGGGGCTCACGGTCGAGGAGTCGGTCGAGTATCTCAGCCAGAACCTCAAGTTCCGCCTTGGCCCGCAAGAGCGGCAAGGGCTGGCACGTTTCCGCACGGAATGCGAAAAACAGGGATTGTTGGCGCCCAACGGCGCCGCTGTCGATGGATAA
- the mqnC gene encoding cyclic dehypoxanthinyl futalosine synthase has product MIAPIPVSELLEKSVAGERLTPAEALRLLRDASLTSLGRAADEVTRRLHPEPYRTYNIDRNINYTNVCTAVCDFCAFYRGPKSDEGYVLPLEEILEKIDETVALGGEQILLQGGLHPEFKLDWYEEMLSAIKSRYPQVNIHGFSPPEIHHFTKLNKLPLKTVLERLRAAGLGSLPGGGAEILVDRVRKEITRGKVLSDDWLNVCRVWHELGGRGSATMMFGHVETLEERIEHLDRVRQLQDETGGFTAFICWTFQPDNTQISHLPRAGAHEYLRTNAVARLFLDNVTNLQSSWVTQGLQVGQMALLYGANDMGSLMIEENVVAEAGTVHFLTLDDIRASIREIGYEPRQRNVFYELVDREFEPPANDTAGRLPKLPVVN; this is encoded by the coding sequence ATGATCGCTCCCATCCCCGTCAGTGAGCTGCTCGAAAAATCGGTCGCCGGCGAGCGTCTCACACCCGCCGAGGCGTTGCGGTTGCTACGCGATGCGAGTTTGACCTCGCTCGGCCGGGCGGCCGACGAGGTCACGCGGCGGCTCCACCCCGAGCCGTACCGCACCTACAACATCGACCGCAACATCAACTACACGAACGTCTGCACGGCGGTGTGCGACTTCTGCGCGTTCTACCGCGGCCCGAAGTCGGACGAGGGCTACGTGCTCCCCTTGGAGGAGATTCTCGAGAAGATCGACGAGACCGTCGCGCTCGGCGGCGAGCAGATCTTGCTGCAGGGCGGCCTGCACCCCGAGTTCAAACTCGATTGGTACGAGGAGATGCTCTCGGCGATCAAGTCGCGCTACCCGCAGGTCAACATCCACGGTTTCAGCCCTCCCGAGATCCACCACTTCACGAAGCTGAACAAGCTGCCGCTCAAGACCGTGCTGGAGCGCCTCCGAGCGGCCGGCCTCGGCAGCCTGCCGGGCGGCGGCGCCGAGATCCTCGTTGACCGCGTCCGCAAGGAGATCACCCGCGGCAAGGTCTTGTCGGACGACTGGCTGAACGTCTGCCGCGTGTGGCACGAGCTCGGGGGCCGCGGCTCGGCAACCATGATGTTCGGCCACGTCGAGACCCTGGAGGAGCGCATAGAGCACCTCGACCGCGTCCGCCAACTGCAAGACGAGACCGGCGGCTTCACGGCGTTCATCTGCTGGACCTTTCAGCCGGACAACACGCAGATTTCTCACCTGCCGCGGGCCGGGGCGCACGAATACCTGCGCACCAACGCCGTGGCCCGGTTGTTCCTCGACAACGTGACGAACTTGCAGTCGAGTTGGGTCACGCAAGGATTGCAGGTGGGGCAAATGGCGCTGCTTTACGGCGCCAACGACATGGGCAGCTTGATGATCGAAGAGAACGTGGTAGCCGAAGCGGGCACGGTCCATTTCCTCACACTCGACGACATCCGGGCGAGCATCCGGGAAATCGGTTACGAGCCGCGCCAGCGGAACGTCTTCTACGAGTTGGTCGACCGTGAGTTTGAGCCCCCAGCAAACGACACGGCGGGCCGGCTGCCGAAGCTACCGGTAGTGAACTAA
- a CDS encoding Maf family protein, whose amino-acid sequence MSQPQLILASGSPRRRQLLEEAGYRFEVLAAREGVEPAVGGDARELVAASARLKGFDVAEQLSSAPRVVLAADTVAEVDGQPIGKPADAPHAAAMMRRLSGRQHRVLTGVWLRDASGAVTEEIVETSLAMDELTDQWIEDYVRSEKWRGKAGGFGYQDGLGFVRVVQGSESNVVGLPMEHVAVLLASVGCEPTSPNNT is encoded by the coding sequence ATGTCGCAGCCCCAACTGATCCTCGCCAGTGGCTCGCCACGGCGCCGTCAATTGCTCGAAGAAGCCGGCTACCGGTTTGAGGTGCTCGCCGCGCGTGAAGGCGTCGAGCCGGCCGTCGGGGGCGACGCCCGCGAACTGGTCGCCGCCTCGGCGAGACTCAAGGGCTTTGATGTCGCGGAGCAACTCAGTTCGGCGCCGCGAGTCGTACTGGCGGCCGACACCGTGGCCGAGGTCGACGGCCAACCGATCGGCAAACCGGCCGACGCCCCGCACGCCGCCGCCATGATGCGGCGATTGAGCGGCCGCCAGCACCGCGTGCTGACGGGCGTTTGGCTCCGCGACGCGAGCGGAGCGGTGACCGAGGAGATCGTCGAGACCTCGCTCGCGATGGACGAGCTGACCGACCAGTGGATCGAGGATTACGTCCGCAGCGAGAAATGGCGAGGCAAGGCGGGCGGCTTCGGCTACCAGGACGGCCTCGGCTTTGTCCGGGTGGTGCAAGGCAGCGAATCGAACGTGGTGGGGCTGCCGATGGAGCACGTCGCTGTGTTGCTTGCCTCGGTGGGGTGCGAGCCGACTTCCCCAAACAACACTTGA
- the tkt gene encoding transketolase codes for MSSSATLEDIQTTAINTIRTLSMDGVQKANSGHPGTPMALAPVTYKLWADVLNYDPSEPLWPGRDRYVLSCGHASMLIYSMIHLAGVKTADENGNGTDEPALTLEDLKQFRQFESRTPGHPEVKHTYGVETTTGPLGQGCGNSVGMAAASLWLGANYNKPGYELFDYNVYVQCSDGDLMEGVCCEAASIAGHMKLSNLCWVYDDNNITIEGDTDLAFTENVAERFRGLGWAVQQVDDANDLGAMAKALDAFQAEDAKPTIIILKSVIGYGSPNKANTHGAHGAPLGEEEIKLTKEAYGWPADEKFLVPEGVCEHFQETLGARGKQAREDWNELFAAYKKEFASEAAELEQIFACQLPAGWDAEIPTFDADPKGLATRKSSGMALNGAAKNLPWLIGGSADLAPSTLTLLDNEGDFQSDNHAGRNFHFGIREHGMASMANGMALCGVRPYVATFFVFSDYLRPAMRLSAIMKVPVIYVFTHDSIGVGEDGPTHQPVEQLAAARAIPWLTVFRPGDANETAEAWRAAIANTCGPTVLVLTRQNLPTLCRDKYAPAENVAKGAYVMADADGSPDVILMASGSELSIATEAYEKLASDGVKARLVSVPSMERFGEQDQAYKDSVLPPGVTKRVAVEAGIQQPWDRYLGLDGVFIGMDGYGSSAPYQQVYEDRGITPTAVYDAAKKLLG; via the coding sequence ATGTCGAGCTCAGCGACCCTCGAAGACATCCAGACCACGGCCATCAACACCATCCGCACGCTGTCGATGGACGGCGTTCAGAAGGCGAACAGCGGCCACCCCGGCACGCCGATGGCGCTGGCGCCGGTCACTTACAAGCTGTGGGCCGACGTTCTGAACTACGATCCCTCCGAGCCGCTGTGGCCGGGCCGCGACCGCTACGTGCTTTCGTGCGGCCACGCCTCGATGCTGATCTACTCGATGATCCACCTGGCGGGGGTCAAGACCGCGGACGAGAACGGCAACGGGACCGACGAGCCGGCGCTGACGCTGGAGGACCTCAAGCAATTCCGCCAGTTCGAGAGCCGCACCCCGGGCCACCCCGAGGTGAAGCACACCTACGGCGTGGAAACGACCACCGGCCCGCTGGGCCAGGGTTGTGGCAACAGCGTCGGCATGGCGGCCGCCAGCCTCTGGCTCGGCGCCAACTACAACAAGCCGGGCTACGAGCTGTTCGACTACAACGTGTACGTGCAGTGCAGCGACGGCGACCTGATGGAGGGCGTTTGCTGCGAGGCCGCCTCGATCGCCGGCCACATGAAGTTGTCGAACCTGTGCTGGGTTTACGACGACAACAACATCACGATCGAGGGCGACACCGATCTGGCCTTCACCGAGAACGTGGCCGAGCGGTTCCGCGGCCTCGGCTGGGCCGTTCAGCAGGTGGACGACGCGAACGACCTGGGCGCTATGGCCAAGGCGCTCGACGCCTTCCAGGCCGAGGACGCGAAGCCGACCATCATCATCCTCAAGAGCGTCATCGGCTACGGCTCGCCCAACAAGGCGAACACGCACGGCGCCCACGGCGCCCCGCTCGGCGAGGAAGAGATCAAGCTCACGAAGGAGGCCTACGGCTGGCCCGCGGACGAGAAGTTCCTTGTGCCCGAAGGCGTTTGCGAGCACTTCCAAGAGACGCTCGGCGCCCGCGGCAAGCAGGCCCGCGAGGATTGGAACGAGCTGTTCGCCGCCTACAAGAAGGAGTTCGCCAGCGAGGCGGCCGAGCTGGAGCAGATCTTCGCCTGCCAGCTGCCCGCGGGCTGGGACGCCGAGATCCCCACGTTCGACGCCGACCCGAAGGGCCTCGCCACCCGCAAGTCTTCCGGCATGGCGCTCAACGGCGCCGCGAAGAACCTGCCCTGGCTGATCGGCGGCTCGGCCGACCTGGCGCCCTCGACCCTCACGCTGCTCGACAACGAGGGCGATTTCCAATCGGACAACCACGCCGGCCGCAACTTCCACTTCGGCATCCGTGAGCACGGCATGGCGTCGATGGCCAACGGCATGGCGCTCTGCGGCGTGCGGCCTTATGTCGCCACGTTCTTCGTCTTCAGCGATTACCTGCGACCGGCGATGCGACTCAGCGCGATCATGAAGGTCCCGGTGATCTACGTCTTCACGCACGACTCGATCGGCGTGGGCGAGGACGGCCCGACCCACCAGCCGGTGGAGCAACTCGCCGCCGCGCGGGCGATCCCTTGGCTCACCGTCTTCCGCCCGGGCGACGCGAACGAGACCGCCGAGGCGTGGCGCGCCGCGATCGCCAACACCTGCGGGCCGACGGTCCTGGTGCTCACCCGTCAGAACCTGCCGACCTTGTGCCGCGACAAATACGCGCCGGCCGAGAACGTGGCGAAGGGCGCCTACGTCATGGCCGACGCCGACGGATCCCCGGACGTGATCCTCATGGCGTCGGGCAGCGAGCTGTCGATCGCCACCGAGGCGTACGAGAAGCTCGCCTCGGATGGCGTGAAGGCGCGGCTCGTGAGCGTGCCCTCGATGGAGCGGTTCGGCGAGCAGGACCAAGCCTACAAAGACAGCGTGCTGCCGCCGGGCGTCACTAAGCGTGTCGCCGTCGAAGCCGGGATCCAGCAGCCTTGGGACCGCTACCTCGGTCTCGATGGCGTGTTCATCGGCATGGACGGCTACGGCTCGTCGGCCCCGTACCAACAGGTGTACGAGGACCGTGGCATCACGCCCACAGCCGTTTACGACGCCGCCAAGAAGCTGCTCGGCTGA
- a CDS encoding RluA family pseudouridine synthase: MRVLYEDNHLLAIAKPAGLPTMGAGPDVTTLLDEAKEYVRVKHNKPGNVYLGIVSRLDAPVTGVVLMARTSKAAARLSAAFRERRVEKRYLALVCPSPEEPEATLVHALRKDERNRRVHVTAETTPDAQRAELSYRTVHDRGDRALLEVRPITGRKHQIRVQLAKIGAPIVGDRKYGSQEALAEGVALHAWRLVVEHPVRREPIEFVCPPPKGWAKAYGAALAGALAGLD; this comes from the coding sequence ATGCGTGTTCTCTACGAAGATAACCACCTGCTCGCCATCGCCAAACCGGCGGGCCTGCCGACGATGGGCGCCGGGCCCGATGTCACGACCCTGCTCGACGAGGCGAAGGAGTACGTCCGCGTCAAGCACAACAAGCCGGGCAACGTGTACCTGGGCATCGTCAGCAGGCTCGACGCCCCGGTCACCGGCGTGGTGCTGATGGCGCGCACGTCGAAAGCGGCGGCGCGGCTGTCGGCGGCCTTCCGCGAGCGACGCGTCGAGAAGCGGTACCTGGCCTTGGTCTGCCCGTCACCCGAAGAGCCCGAGGCGACACTGGTTCACGCCCTGCGTAAGGACGAACGCAACCGCCGGGTCCACGTCACGGCGGAGACCACTCCCGACGCCCAGCGTGCCGAATTGTCGTACCGCACGGTCCACGACCGCGGCGACCGGGCGTTGCTCGAGGTGCGGCCCATCACCGGCCGCAAGCACCAGATCCGCGTGCAACTTGCCAAGATCGGCGCGCCGATCGTCGGCGACCGCAAGTACGGCAGCCAGGAGGCGCTCGCCGAAGGCGTGGCGCTGCACGCTTGGCGGCTGGTAGTGGAGCACCCGGTTCGCCGAGAGCCGATCGAGTTCGTCTGTCCGCCGCCCAAGGGCTGGGCCAAGGCTTACGGGGCGGCGCTCGCTGGGGCGTTGGCGGGATTAGACTGA
- a CDS encoding amidohydrolase family protein, whose translation MFPVAAPPVEDAIVVVDRGRVTRVGRQAPAGVEVRDLGDVALLPGFVNSHCHLEFSALKRPLGRRGATLPKWVRQVIEKRPTAKTVGKAIASGLEQSLQSGVTTLGEICRTETDSYKTDSPSPRLVLMQESIGFSQARSSSALVAAENRLDELGSLLPNGRANGHSNGYLNGAGSNGSNGHGAGLLNGSNGHTNGHASQDDKFFLGVSPHAPYTASPQLIRELVAVAAARDLPVAIHLAESPEELQLLTEGKGPFQQILEERGMWDPWVIGRGSSPMDYLRMLTKAPRALVVHGNYLDHASLAMMGRHAGAMSLVFCPRTHAFFKHKRYPLVEALELGVPVCLGTDSRASNPDLCLLSEMREVAGRYPEVDPEQILRMGTLAGAEALGVTDVGAIRPGAWADFVTVSLPGAATADSRPGELLARVLADEQPVESVWIGGEELAAMAAV comes from the coding sequence GTGTTCCCCGTGGCCGCGCCCCCGGTCGAGGACGCCATTGTCGTGGTCGACCGTGGACGAGTGACCCGCGTTGGGCGACAGGCCCCCGCGGGCGTCGAGGTGCGCGACCTGGGCGATGTGGCCCTGCTCCCGGGGTTCGTTAACTCACACTGCCACCTCGAGTTCAGCGCCCTCAAACGGCCTCTGGGCCGTCGCGGCGCCACGCTCCCCAAGTGGGTCCGCCAGGTCATCGAGAAACGCCCCACGGCCAAAACGGTGGGCAAGGCGATCGCCTCGGGCCTCGAGCAGAGCCTTCAGAGCGGCGTCACCACGCTCGGCGAGATCTGCCGCACCGAGACCGACTCTTACAAGACCGACTCCCCGAGCCCACGGCTGGTGCTGATGCAGGAGTCGATCGGCTTCTCGCAGGCCCGCTCCAGCTCGGCGTTGGTGGCTGCGGAGAACCGACTCGACGAGCTCGGCAGCCTGCTGCCCAACGGACGCGCCAACGGCCACTCGAACGGCTACCTGAATGGCGCCGGCTCCAACGGGTCCAATGGCCACGGCGCCGGTTTGCTCAACGGCTCGAATGGTCACACGAACGGCCACGCCTCGCAAGACGACAAATTCTTCCTCGGCGTCAGCCCGCACGCCCCTTACACGGCTTCGCCGCAGCTGATCCGCGAGCTCGTGGCCGTGGCCGCGGCCCGCGACCTGCCGGTGGCGATCCACCTGGCCGAGTCGCCCGAAGAGCTGCAGCTGCTCACCGAGGGCAAGGGCCCGTTCCAGCAGATCCTCGAAGAACGCGGCATGTGGGACCCGTGGGTCATCGGCCGCGGGTCGAGCCCGATGGACTACCTGCGGATGCTGACCAAGGCGCCGCGGGCGCTCGTGGTGCACGGGAACTACCTCGACCACGCCTCGCTGGCGATGATGGGCCGCCACGCCGGCGCCATGTCGCTGGTCTTCTGCCCACGGACCCACGCCTTCTTCAAGCACAAGCGTTACCCGCTCGTCGAGGCGCTCGAGCTGGGCGTGCCGGTTTGCCTGGGCACCGACAGCCGGGCCTCGAACCCCGACCTCTGCCTGCTGAGCGAGATGCGCGAAGTGGCGGGCCGGTACCCGGAGGTTGATCCCGAGCAGATCTTGCGGATGGGCACCCTCGCCGGCGCCGAGGCGCTCGGCGTGACCGACGTCGGAGCGATCCGGCCCGGCGCCTGGGCCGACTTCGTGACGGTCTCCCTGCCGGGCGCCGCCACGGCCGATAGTCGGCCCGGCGAACTGCTCGCACGCGTGCTCGCCGATGAGCAACCGGTCGAGAGCGTCTGGATCGGCGGCGAGGAACTCGCCGCGATGGCCGCGGTCTGA
- a CDS encoding ABC transporter ATP-binding protein, with product MVSAQELTKCYDEAQGEPFVAVDRLSFEAHSGEVFGLLGPNGAGKTTALRILTTLLKPSSGVAMINGFDCAAQPELVRRQVGFISANTAIYDRMTAWEFVEYFGRLHGLDDDLLHDRMESLFERLQMQNLRDMLGSKMSTGMKQKTSIARALVHDPPVIVFDEATNGLDAFAARASLDEVAKLRDLDKCVVFSTHIMSEVERICDRIAVMDRGRIVESGTLEELRERHGESDLEELFFRLVRGGAEDGPPVADPND from the coding sequence ATGGTGAGCGCGCAGGAACTGACCAAGTGTTACGACGAGGCTCAGGGCGAGCCGTTCGTCGCGGTCGACCGGCTGTCGTTCGAGGCGCACTCCGGCGAGGTCTTCGGCCTGCTGGGGCCCAATGGGGCCGGCAAGACCACCGCCCTGAGGATCCTCACCACGCTGCTCAAGCCGAGCTCCGGCGTGGCGATGATCAACGGCTTCGATTGCGCCGCTCAGCCCGAGCTCGTGCGCCGTCAGGTGGGGTTCATCTCGGCCAACACGGCGATCTACGACCGCATGACCGCCTGGGAGTTCGTCGAGTACTTCGGCCGCCTCCATGGCTTGGACGACGACTTGCTGCACGACCGCATGGAGTCGCTCTTCGAACGCTTGCAGATGCAGAACCTGCGCGACATGCTCGGCTCGAAGATGTCGACCGGCATGAAGCAGAAGACCTCGATCGCTCGCGCGTTGGTCCACGACCCGCCGGTGATCGTGTTCGACGAAGCGACGAACGGCCTCGACGCGTTCGCCGCCCGGGCGTCGCTCGACGAGGTGGCGAAGCTACGCGACTTGGACAAGTGCGTGGTGTTCTCCACCCACATCATGAGCGAGGTCGAGCGCATCTGCGACCGCATCGCCGTGATGGACCGCGGCCGGATCGTGGAGTCCGGAACGCTCGAAGAGCTCCGCGAGCGCCATGGCGAGAGCGACTTGGAAGAGCTGTTCTTCCGCCTCGTTCGCGGCGGGGCCGAGGATGGCCCCCCGGTCGCTGACCCAAACGACTGA
- a CDS encoding Gfo/Idh/MocA family protein → MKLRVGLVGLGPSWSARHWPAFRALDGRYEIRAVCDPIAHRAQQVAQELGARPVDGFRALAASDDIDAVMLLSARWFGALPIEAACDAGKAVYCAASIDLAQDEARRLRRRVLDSGVTFMAELPHRLAPATVRLKELIATRLGAPRLVFCNQRHTSTHTATRTIPKRHMIEMVDWCRYVVGREATSVTGLSHQADLPGPAAVSEQQSGSDDYSLMALEFAEGAPGTPRPVAQIACGNYVSQEWPEATAFRRPADMQVVCEHGIAFIDLPSRLVWFDAAGQHTESLEHERPVGEQLLMQFHRSVSSLVLRSSSLEDAYRALTIVLAAERSCREGRRAELTADPPEAAAFVDPQPRSA, encoded by the coding sequence TTGAAATTGCGCGTGGGTTTGGTGGGGCTCGGCCCCTCGTGGTCGGCGCGGCATTGGCCCGCGTTCCGGGCACTCGATGGCCGCTACGAGATCCGCGCCGTGTGCGACCCGATCGCCCACCGCGCCCAGCAGGTGGCCCAAGAGCTGGGAGCCCGGCCGGTCGACGGTTTTCGAGCCCTGGCGGCTAGCGACGACATCGACGCGGTCATGCTGCTGTCGGCCCGCTGGTTCGGCGCCCTGCCGATCGAGGCGGCCTGCGACGCCGGCAAGGCGGTCTACTGCGCCGCTTCGATCGACCTGGCTCAAGACGAGGCCCGGCGTTTGCGGCGGCGGGTGCTCGATTCGGGCGTCACCTTCATGGCCGAGCTGCCGCACCGGCTGGCGCCCGCCACGGTGCGGCTCAAGGAGCTCATCGCCACCCGACTGGGCGCGCCGCGGCTGGTGTTCTGCAACCAGCGGCACACGAGCACCCACACCGCGACGCGGACCATCCCCAAGCGGCACATGATCGAGATGGTCGACTGGTGCCGCTACGTCGTTGGCCGCGAAGCGACCAGCGTCACGGGCCTCAGCCATCAGGCCGACCTGCCGGGGCCAGCCGCCGTTTCCGAACAACAGAGCGGCTCGGACGACTACTCGCTGATGGCCCTGGAGTTCGCGGAAGGGGCCCCGGGAACCCCCCGCCCGGTGGCGCAAATCGCCTGCGGCAACTACGTTTCCCAAGAATGGCCCGAGGCGACGGCGTTCCGCCGCCCGGCCGACATGCAGGTGGTGTGCGAGCACGGCATCGCGTTTATCGACCTGCCGTCGCGGCTGGTGTGGTTCGACGCCGCCGGCCAGCACACCGAGTCGCTCGAGCACGAGCGTCCGGTGGGCGAGCAGCTGCTGATGCAGTTCCACCGGTCGGTCTCGAGTCTGGTGCTGCGGTCGTCGAGCCTGGAAGACGCCTATCGGGCTTTAACGATTGTGCTGGCTGCCGAGCGCAGCTGCCGTGAGGGCCGGCGGGCGGAACTTACCGCAGACCCGCCCGAGGCGGCTGCCTTCGTTGACCCGCAGCCCCGATCGGCCTAG
- a CDS encoding ABC transporter permease subunit/CPBP intramembrane protease produces the protein MNWRNTQLIWFREMRDQVRDRRTLFMVVVLPLLLYPLLGMSFLQLSQFMRQTKAKAWLVGAEQLDSLTGVSPLVEGERFSAEFFDSPLESDLLSVSRAEQTGPNTLTVARARVASGEVDVVLYFPEDFAARLQALRDRMGALNEGESPLAVVAAAPKPMVIYSTAREASQVAQLRVRRVLDRWQQRIVQQNLAVSRVPIAATRPFEVDPIDIASVQGRQAVVWSKLLPFIVFLWALTGAFYPAVDLCAGEKERGTLETLLASPAGRTDIVFGKLLTVMTFSILTAMLNLICMGATGRFVIPRLLGAAGAGGLGDLALPSPWSLLWLLLAMLPVSALFGALSLACASFARSTKEGQYYFMPLFMGLMPLLVFPTMPGIELNLGTSLAPVMGLVLLMRALIEGQYAFALTYTAPVVGVTLLCCFAAVRWAVAQFNQESVLFRESERFDLRAWLVGLVRRRDDTPTPAAAVVCVASILIVQFFVQMLLAASPPEAPGFGYLATVLLISQLGCILAPTLLLAYLLTHSPRKTFLLQKAPSWRQIGLAVLLALVFHPLGRQLSLWIAQLYPMSEGVQAQAMEFARLLGDAPYPWIGVLMIAVLPAICEELAFRGFVLSGLRKAATSPEAVVLTAIAFGATHTLLQQSISAAAVGVVIGVLAVKTGSLWPCMAFHGAYNALQLLSVQYWVPMRDLADQWGARGLVFREFEGEQLGYGPLIVILGSVAALFVLSRIGRHPSDSAPRREPCTA, from the coding sequence ATGAACTGGCGCAACACCCAACTGATCTGGTTCCGCGAGATGCGCGACCAGGTGCGCGACCGCCGCACCCTTTTCATGGTGGTGGTGCTGCCGCTTCTGCTTTACCCACTGCTAGGCATGTCGTTCTTGCAGCTGTCGCAATTCATGCGGCAGACCAAGGCGAAGGCTTGGCTCGTGGGAGCCGAGCAACTCGACTCGCTCACGGGGGTGTCGCCGCTGGTCGAGGGCGAGCGTTTCTCGGCCGAGTTCTTCGATTCTCCGCTCGAGAGCGATCTGCTCAGCGTCTCCCGCGCCGAGCAGACGGGGCCGAACACGCTGACCGTGGCGCGGGCGCGGGTCGCCTCGGGCGAAGTCGACGTCGTGCTCTACTTCCCCGAAGACTTCGCCGCGCGGTTGCAGGCGCTGCGCGACCGAATGGGCGCGCTCAACGAGGGGGAGTCGCCCCTGGCGGTAGTGGCGGCAGCCCCCAAGCCGATGGTCATCTACAGCACCGCGCGCGAGGCTTCGCAGGTCGCGCAGTTGCGTGTCCGTCGGGTGCTCGATCGCTGGCAGCAGCGGATCGTGCAGCAGAACCTGGCCGTCAGCCGCGTGCCGATCGCCGCCACTCGCCCGTTCGAGGTCGACCCGATCGACATCGCCAGCGTCCAAGGCCGTCAAGCGGTGGTGTGGTCCAAGCTGCTGCCGTTTATCGTCTTCCTATGGGCGCTCACGGGGGCATTTTACCCGGCGGTCGACCTCTGCGCCGGCGAGAAAGAACGCGGCACGCTCGAGACGCTGCTCGCCAGCCCGGCGGGCAGGACCGACATCGTGTTCGGCAAGCTGCTCACCGTGATGACGTTCAGCATCCTCACCGCGATGCTCAACCTGATTTGCATGGGGGCGACCGGTCGGTTTGTGATACCGCGTTTGTTGGGCGCGGCGGGCGCCGGCGGGCTGGGCGACTTGGCTCTGCCCTCGCCCTGGTCGCTGCTTTGGTTGCTGCTGGCGATGCTGCCGGTCTCGGCGTTGTTCGGGGCGCTGAGCCTGGCTTGTGCGTCGTTCGCCCGCAGCACCAAGGAGGGGCAGTATTACTTCATGCCGCTATTCATGGGCCTGATGCCGCTGCTCGTCTTCCCCACGATGCCGGGCATCGAGCTCAACCTCGGCACGAGTCTCGCCCCGGTGATGGGCCTGGTGCTGCTGATGCGGGCGCTGATCGAGGGGCAGTATGCGTTCGCGTTGACTTACACCGCGCCGGTTGTGGGGGTGACGCTGCTCTGCTGCTTCGCAGCCGTGCGGTGGGCGGTCGCCCAGTTCAACCAGGAGAGCGTGCTGTTCCGTGAGAGCGAGCGGTTCGACTTGCGGGCTTGGCTCGTTGGCTTGGTCCGGCGCCGCGACGACACGCCCACCCCAGCCGCGGCGGTGGTTTGCGTTGCGTCGATCTTGATCGTGCAGTTCTTCGTGCAGATGCTGCTGGCGGCCAGCCCGCCCGAGGCGCCCGGCTTCGGCTACCTGGCGACGGTGCTGCTCATCAGCCAGCTGGGGTGCATCTTAGCGCCCACCTTGCTGCTGGCTTATCTGCTGACCCACAGCCCGCGGAAAACCTTTTTGCTGCAGAAGGCCCCCTCGTGGCGGCAGATCGGCCTAGCCGTTTTGCTCGCCCTGGTGTTCCACCCGTTGGGCCGGCAGCTGTCGCTCTGGATCGCCCAGCTCTACCCGATGAGCGAAGGTGTCCAGGCTCAGGCGATGGAGTTTGCTCGATTGCTGGGCGACGCACCCTACCCCTGGATAGGGGTTCTGATGATCGCCGTGCTGCCAGCCATTTGCGAGGAGTTAGCATTCCGAGGATTTGTGCTCAGCGGTCTGCGGAAGGCCGCTACCTCCCCCGAAGCGGTGGTGCTCACGGCAATCGCTTTTGGAGCCACACACACGCTCCTACAGCAGTCGATCTCCGCAGCGGCTGTTGGCGTGGTAATTGGCGTTCTAGCTGTTAAGACGGGCAGTCTGTGGCCCTGCATGGCGTTTCACGGGGCGTACAACGCCTTGCAGCTTCTTTCCGTGCAATATTGGGTCCCTATGCGGGATTTGGCGGATCAGTGGGGGGCCCGCGGATTGGTTTTCCGTGAATTCGAGGGCGAGCAACTAGGCTACGGGCCCCTAATTGTTATTCTGGGTTCGGTGGCGGCTCTGTTCGTCTTGTCTCGGATCGGACGCCACCCGAGCGATTCGGCCCCGCGCCGCGAGCCCTGCACGGCTTGA